From a single Kitasatospora azatica KCTC 9699 genomic region:
- a CDS encoding discoidin domain-containing protein — MLSGAALALPTISTAAVATPTVAAASADTLLSQGKAATASSTENAGTPASAAVDGDPTTRWSSAFSDPQWLQIDLGATATVAKVVLNWEAAYGKAYQLQTSNDGSNWATVYSTSTGAGGTETLNVSGSGRYVRLNGTARGTAYGYSLYEFQVYGTPGGASCGTTDAAQGRAATASSTENAGTPASAAVDGDPTTRWSSAFSDPQWLQVDLGSTQQICQVVLNWEAAYGKAYQLQTSNDGSNWTTVYSTSTGAGGTETLNVSGSGRYLRLNGTARGTAYGYSLYELAVHTTGSSVPPVQGGGDLGPNVLVYDPSMSSTSIQASLDGVFKQQESAQFGDGRYALLFKPGSYSGLNANIGFYTSIAGLGRNPDDTLINGDVTVDAGWFNGNATQNFWRSAENLALKPVSGTDRWAVAQAAPFRRMHVEGGLNLAPSGYGWASGGYLADSRVDGSVGNYSQQQWYTRDSSIGGFSNGVWNQVFSGVQGAPAQGFPNPPYTTLPTTPVSREKPYLYLDAAGNYQVFVPSLRTNAAGVSWANGATPGSSLPLSQFYVVKPGATAATINQALAQGLNLLFTPGIYHVDQAIDVTRPDTVVLGLGLATLVPDNGVTALQVGDVSGVKLAGLLIDAGAVKSPVLLRIGPRGATADHSADPTSMQDVFVRIGGAGPGLAGTAVEVNSNNTIVDHTWIWRADHGTGVGWTVNPADYGLVVRGNDVLGTGLFVEHFEKYDVEWSGERGKTIFFQNEIAYDAPNQAAIQNGSTLGYAAYKVDDTVTTHEAWGVGSYCYFNVDPTIRVDHGFEVPTTPGVKLHDALVVSLGGDGQFNHVVNNTGDPTSGTGTTPSTVVSYP; from the coding sequence ATGCTCTCCGGGGCCGCGCTCGCGCTGCCCACCATCTCGACGGCTGCCGTGGCCACCCCCACGGTCGCCGCCGCCAGTGCGGACACCCTGCTCTCGCAGGGCAAGGCGGCGACGGCCTCCTCCACCGAGAATGCCGGCACCCCCGCCTCGGCGGCCGTGGACGGTGACCCGACCACCCGCTGGTCCAGCGCCTTCAGCGACCCGCAGTGGCTGCAGATCGACCTCGGCGCCACCGCCACCGTGGCCAAGGTGGTGCTCAACTGGGAGGCCGCGTACGGCAAGGCGTACCAGCTCCAGACCTCGAACGACGGCAGCAACTGGGCCACCGTCTACTCGACCAGCACGGGTGCCGGCGGCACCGAGACCCTCAACGTCTCCGGCAGCGGCCGCTACGTCCGGCTGAACGGGACCGCGCGCGGCACCGCCTACGGCTACTCGCTCTACGAGTTCCAGGTCTACGGCACCCCGGGCGGCGCCTCCTGCGGCACCACCGACGCCGCCCAGGGCAGGGCGGCGACCGCCTCCTCCACCGAGAACGCCGGCACCCCCGCCTCGGCGGCCGTGGACGGTGACCCCACCACCCGCTGGTCCAGTGCCTTCAGCGACCCGCAGTGGCTGCAGGTCGACCTCGGCAGCACCCAGCAGATCTGCCAGGTGGTGCTCAACTGGGAGGCCGCGTACGGCAAGGCGTACCAGCTCCAGACCTCGAACGACGGCAGCAACTGGACCACCGTCTACTCGACCAGCACGGGTGCCGGCGGCACCGAGACCCTCAACGTCTCCGGCAGCGGCCGCTACCTGCGGCTGAACGGCACCGCGCGCGGCACCGCCTACGGCTACTCGCTCTACGAGTTGGCCGTGCACACCACCGGCTCCTCGGTCCCGCCGGTCCAGGGCGGCGGCGACCTCGGCCCGAACGTGCTGGTCTACGACCCGTCGATGAGCAGCACCAGCATCCAGGCCAGCCTGGACGGCGTGTTCAAGCAGCAGGAGAGCGCCCAGTTCGGCGACGGCCGGTACGCGCTGCTCTTCAAGCCCGGCAGCTACAGCGGGCTCAACGCCAACATCGGCTTCTACACCTCGATCGCGGGCCTCGGCCGCAACCCGGACGACACCCTGATCAACGGTGATGTCACCGTCGACGCCGGTTGGTTCAACGGCAACGCGACGCAGAACTTCTGGCGCTCGGCGGAGAACCTCGCGCTCAAGCCGGTCAGCGGAACCGACCGCTGGGCCGTCGCGCAGGCCGCGCCGTTCCGCCGGATGCACGTCGAGGGCGGCCTCAACCTGGCGCCCAGCGGCTACGGTTGGGCCTCCGGCGGGTACCTCGCCGACAGCAGGGTGGACGGCAGCGTCGGCAACTACTCGCAGCAGCAGTGGTACACCCGGGACAGCTCGATCGGCGGCTTCTCCAACGGCGTCTGGAACCAGGTCTTCTCCGGCGTCCAGGGCGCGCCCGCCCAGGGCTTCCCCAACCCGCCCTACACCACGCTGCCCACCACCCCGGTCTCCCGCGAGAAGCCCTACCTCTACCTGGACGCGGCCGGCAACTACCAGGTCTTCGTGCCCTCGCTGCGCACCAACGCGGCGGGCGTCTCCTGGGCGAACGGCGCCACCCCGGGCAGTTCGCTGCCGCTGAGCCAGTTCTACGTGGTCAAGCCCGGTGCCACCGCCGCGACCATCAACCAAGCGCTTGCTCAGGGCCTCAACCTGCTCTTCACCCCCGGCATCTACCACGTCGACCAGGCGATCGACGTCACCCGCCCCGACACCGTGGTGCTCGGCCTCGGCCTGGCCACCCTGGTCCCGGACAACGGGGTGACGGCCCTTCAGGTCGGCGACGTCAGCGGGGTCAAGCTGGCCGGCCTGCTGATCGACGCCGGCGCGGTGAAGTCCCCGGTGCTGCTGCGGATCGGCCCGCGCGGCGCCACCGCCGACCACAGCGCCGACCCGACCAGCATGCAGGACGTCTTCGTCCGGATCGGCGGCGCGGGCCCCGGCCTGGCCGGCACGGCGGTCGAGGTGAACAGCAACAACACCATCGTCGACCACACCTGGATCTGGCGGGCCGACCACGGCACCGGCGTCGGCTGGACGGTCAACCCGGCCGACTACGGCCTGGTGGTGCGCGGCAACGACGTGCTGGGCACCGGCCTGTTCGTCGAGCACTTCGAGAAGTACGACGTCGAGTGGAGCGGCGAGCGCGGAAAGACGATCTTCTTCCAGAACGAGATCGCCTACGACGCGCCCAACCAGGCCGCGATCCAGAACGGATCCACCCTGGGCTACGCCGCCTACAAGGTGGACGACACCGTCACCACCCACGAGGCCTGGGGAGTCGGCAGCTACTGCTACTTCAACGTCGACCCGACCATCCGGGTGGACCACGGCTTCGAGGTGCCGACCACCCCGGGCGTCAAGCTGCACGACGCCCTGGTGGTCTCGCTCGGTGGCGACGGGCAGTTCAACCACGTGGTGAACAACACCGGGGACCCGACCTCGGGCACCGGCACCACGCCGTCGACGGTGGTCTCCTACCCCTGA
- a CDS encoding Lrp/AsnC family transcriptional regulator — MPNIPHARRAPLDDVDRAILRILADNARTPNNALAEAVGIAPSTCLARVRALREQGVIRAFRAEIAPAAIGLPLQAMISVRLRAHTREQNESFRASAPDLPGVVAVFHMAGSDDYLLHVALAHPDALRDFVVDHLTTHPAVAQTRTNLIFEQIAGRRHLLPDQ, encoded by the coding sequence GTGCCGAATATTCCTCACGCCCGGCGGGCGCCCCTCGACGACGTGGACCGGGCGATCCTGCGGATCCTCGCCGACAACGCCCGCACCCCGAACAACGCGCTCGCGGAGGCGGTGGGCATCGCCCCCTCGACCTGCCTGGCCCGGGTGCGCGCGCTGCGCGAGCAGGGGGTGATCCGCGCGTTCCGGGCCGAGATCGCCCCCGCCGCGATCGGACTACCGCTGCAGGCCATGATCTCGGTACGACTCCGGGCGCACACCCGGGAGCAGAACGAGAGCTTCCGGGCCAGTGCCCCCGACCTGCCCGGCGTGGTGGCGGTGTTCCACATGGCCGGCTCCGACGACTACCTGCTGCATGTCGCGCTGGCCCACCCCGACGCGCTGCGCGACTTCGTGGTCGACCACCTCACCACCCACCCGGCGGTGGCCCAGACCCGGACCAACCTGATCTTCGAACAGATCGCGGGGCGCCGGCACCTGCTCCCGGACCAGTAG
- a CDS encoding PLP-dependent aminotransferase family protein, giving the protein MIRTDTLPAPVSHDELSRPEPDARDFAIPAGGLDEEQRLRALNRMDEYLTRKRRHLLGFQATQEMGGSAFDLGRFMQHNINNLGDPFQSGGYKPNTKAVERAVLDYYAALWHADGPHDPADPESYWGYVLSMGSTEGNMYALWNARDYLSGKPLIQPSAGSSVVGAAGPVNPNARRPVAFYSEDTHYSFAKAVCVLGVETFHAVGTEQYPGECPLRGAAGEPLDWPTEVPSRSGPSGHAWDGTGEIDTDALAVLVEFFAAKGHPIFVSLNLGSTFKGAHDDVRGVCERLLPIFEQHGLVRAADGRRGFWIHVDGALGAGYLPFLRMAGADPARFGWTPDTELPEFDFGITLPTRESGELDMVSSIAMSGHKWPGAPWPCGIYMTKVKYQVAPPSQPEYTGAPDTTFAGSRNGFSPLVLWDHLSRHSYQDQVDRIRRSQQLAAYLEQQLRLLELEKGIDLWPARTPGAITVRFRKPSPELVAKWSLSSQDVLTTPGDETTRRSYVHVFLMSSVDRTKLDALLADLAEDPVILGAAGPAA; this is encoded by the coding sequence ATGATCCGAACCGACACCCTGCCCGCCCCCGTGAGCCACGACGAGCTGTCCCGGCCCGAGCCGGACGCCCGTGACTTCGCGATACCGGCGGGCGGGCTGGACGAGGAGCAGCGGCTGCGCGCCCTCAACCGGATGGACGAGTACCTGACCAGGAAGCGCCGCCACCTGCTCGGGTTCCAGGCCACCCAGGAGATGGGCGGCTCTGCCTTCGACCTCGGCCGGTTCATGCAGCACAACATCAACAACCTCGGCGACCCGTTCCAGAGCGGTGGCTACAAGCCGAACACCAAGGCCGTCGAGCGTGCCGTGCTCGACTACTACGCCGCCCTCTGGCACGCCGACGGGCCGCACGACCCGGCCGACCCCGAGTCGTACTGGGGCTACGTGCTCTCCATGGGCTCGACCGAGGGCAACATGTACGCGCTCTGGAACGCCCGCGACTACCTGAGCGGCAAGCCGCTGATCCAGCCCTCGGCCGGGTCGTCCGTCGTCGGGGCGGCCGGCCCGGTCAACCCCAACGCCCGCCGCCCGGTGGCCTTCTACTCCGAGGACACCCACTACTCCTTCGCCAAGGCCGTCTGCGTGCTCGGCGTCGAGACCTTCCACGCCGTGGGAACCGAGCAGTACCCCGGCGAGTGCCCGCTGCGCGGAGCTGCGGGGGAGCCGCTCGACTGGCCCACCGAAGTCCCCTCGCGCAGCGGCCCCTCGGGGCACGCCTGGGACGGCACCGGCGAGATCGACACCGACGCCCTCGCAGTACTGGTGGAGTTCTTCGCCGCCAAGGGCCACCCGATCTTCGTCAGCCTCAACCTCGGCAGCACCTTCAAGGGCGCCCACGACGACGTGCGCGGAGTCTGCGAGCGGCTGCTGCCGATCTTCGAGCAGCACGGCCTGGTCCGGGCGGCCGACGGGCGCCGCGGCTTCTGGATCCACGTGGACGGCGCCCTCGGGGCCGGCTACCTGCCGTTCCTGCGGATGGCCGGCGCCGACCCGGCGCGCTTCGGCTGGACCCCCGACACCGAACTGCCCGAGTTCGACTTCGGCATCACCCTGCCCACCCGGGAGTCCGGCGAGCTCGACATGGTCTCCTCGATCGCCATGAGCGGCCACAAGTGGCCCGGCGCGCCCTGGCCCTGCGGCATCTACATGACCAAGGTCAAGTACCAGGTCGCGCCCCCGTCCCAGCCGGAGTACACCGGCGCCCCCGACACCACCTTCGCCGGCTCCCGCAACGGCTTCTCACCGCTGGTCCTGTGGGACCACCTCTCCCGCCACTCCTACCAGGACCAGGTGGACCGGATCCGCCGCTCCCAGCAGCTCGCCGCCTACCTGGAGCAGCAACTGCGCCTGCTGGAACTGGAGAAGGGCATCGACCTCTGGCCGGCCCGCACCCCCGGCGCCATCACCGTCCGCTTCCGCAAGCCCAGCCCCGAGCTGGTGGCCAAGTGGTCCCTCTCCTCCCAGGACGTCCTGACCACCCCCGGCGACGAGACCACCCGCCGCAGCTACGTGCACGTCTTCCTGATGTCCTCCGTCGACCGCACCAAGCTCGACGCCCTGCTCGCCGACCTGGCCGAGGACCCGGTCATCCTCGGCGCGGCCGGCCCTGCCGCCTAG